A genomic window from Anthocerotibacter panamensis C109 includes:
- a CDS encoding cupin domain-containing protein — translation MEPKPPFISNIRDLPQQRSSYPGHTELLSAGIPLGRLLGLVRLGIHHETLPPGSRTSWPHAEEKEEEFVLVLEGMPDLWLNGVLYRLEPGDACAFIPGTGLAHTLINNTEQPVRLLVIGEHLDDNRIHYVFEPEGYLGMKPEKLWRDAAVPLLGNHDGLPDALRNKM, via the coding sequence ATGGAGCCAAAGCCACCTTTCATCAGCAACATTCGTGACCTGCCGCAGCAGCGCAGCAGCTACCCCGGTCACACTGAATTGCTGAGCGCAGGTATTCCTCTCGGTCGCCTGTTGGGTCTGGTGCGCCTAGGCATACATCACGAGACTTTGCCGCCCGGTTCGCGCACTTCTTGGCCCCATGCCGAGGAAAAAGAAGAGGAGTTCGTCTTGGTTCTGGAGGGGATGCCAGACCTATGGCTCAATGGGGTACTTTACCGCTTGGAGCCTGGAGATGCCTGTGCTTTTATCCCCGGTACAGGTCTGGCGCACACACTCATCAACAACACCGAACAGCCCGTCCGCCTCTTGGTGATTGGAGAGCACCTCGACGACAACCGCATCCACTATGTCTTCGAGCCTGAGGGCTACCTGGGGATGAAACCGGAGAAGCTATGGCGGGATGCCGCAGTCCCATTGCTGGGTAACCACGATGGTTTACCCGATGCCCTGAGGAATAAAATGTGA
- the nuoB gene encoding NADH-quinone oxidoreductase subunit NuoB, translating into MEATRLINPLYRPEVAPDLSENVILTSVNDLYNWARLSSLWPLLFGTACCFIEFAALLGARYDFDRMGLIPRATPRQSDLLITAGTVTMKMAPALVKLYHQMPEPKYVIAMGTCTITGGMFSTDSYTTVRGVDKLFPVDVYMPGCPPRPEAIIDAIIKLRKKIANEDVRERFKQSQTHRYFTVAHQLRAIPEPYPGVYLESQTRRQVPVALPKTTALPLAQTAQAERISST; encoded by the coding sequence ATGGAAGCTACGCGACTGATCAACCCCCTATACCGCCCGGAAGTTGCCCCTGACCTCTCTGAGAACGTCATCCTCACCTCAGTGAACGACCTCTATAACTGGGCGCGTCTATCTAGCCTGTGGCCGCTACTCTTCGGGACCGCTTGCTGCTTTATTGAATTTGCTGCGCTGTTGGGTGCCCGCTACGACTTTGACCGCATGGGTCTGATCCCGCGCGCCACGCCCCGACAGTCGGACCTCTTGATCACCGCCGGGACCGTCACAATGAAGATGGCCCCGGCCTTAGTCAAGCTCTACCATCAGATGCCCGAGCCCAAATACGTGATCGCCATGGGGACCTGTACGATTACCGGCGGCATGTTCTCGACCGATTCCTACACCACCGTGCGCGGCGTGGACAAACTTTTCCCGGTGGATGTGTATATGCCCGGTTGCCCACCGAGGCCGGAGGCTATTATTGACGCCATCATCAAGTTACGCAAGAAGATTGCCAACGAAGATGTACGCGAACGGTTCAAGCAATCCCAGACACACCGCTATTTCACCGTCGCCCATCAGCTACGGGCGATCCCCGAGCCTTACCCTGGGGTCTATTTGGAATCCCAGACCCGTCGTCAGGTCCCGGTAGCCCTACCCAAAACCACGGCCCTTCCGCTGGCTCAAACAGCACAGGCGGAGCGCATTTCATCCACCTAG
- a CDS encoding NAD(P)H-quinone oxidoreductase subunit H, producing the protein MSLVETRTDRMVINLGPHHPSTHGVLHLIMTLDGENVVDCEPVLGYLHRGIEKMAESRTFIQFLTYSNRMDYAATILQEAATCMAWEQLAQVPVPRRARYIRVITMELSRIASHLLWLGPFMADLGANTPLFYIFRERELIYDLLEAVSGVRMMHNYYRIGGVAADLTYGWIDKCRDFCNYFPARVDEYEQLITHNPIFCNRVEGLGIISREDAISWGLSGPMLRASGINWDLRKVDHYEIYDEVDFEVAWETGGDVLARYLVRIKEMREAIRIIHQGLDQIPGGPYEYLEAMRLKEGPKSLWNGPEFQHISKKPSPTFKLPAGEHYVRVESAKGEFGIYLIGDGSTNPWRYKVRPPGFVNLGVLPQMVQGCKLADVMAILGSIDIIMGEVDR; encoded by the coding sequence ATGTCCTTAGTGGAGACACGCACCGACCGGATGGTGATCAACCTCGGTCCCCACCACCCTTCGACCCATGGAGTGTTGCACCTGATTATGACCCTTGATGGCGAGAATGTGGTGGACTGTGAGCCCGTCCTAGGCTATCTACACCGGGGCATTGAGAAGATGGCCGAGAGCCGGACGTTTATCCAGTTTTTGACCTATTCAAACCGGATGGACTACGCTGCCACCATTCTCCAGGAAGCGGCTACCTGCATGGCTTGGGAGCAATTGGCACAGGTGCCGGTGCCGCGCCGTGCCCGCTATATCCGCGTCATCACCATGGAGCTTTCGCGCATTGCCTCGCACCTGCTGTGGCTCGGTCCTTTTATGGCTGACCTAGGCGCGAACACCCCCCTCTTCTACATCTTTCGGGAGCGCGAGCTGATCTACGACCTGCTTGAAGCGGTCTCTGGAGTGCGGATGATGCACAACTACTACCGCATCGGTGGGGTGGCAGCGGACCTGACCTACGGTTGGATCGACAAGTGCCGTGACTTCTGCAATTACTTCCCGGCTCGGGTAGACGAGTATGAGCAGCTCATCACCCATAACCCTATCTTCTGCAACCGAGTCGAGGGTTTGGGTATCATCAGCCGCGAGGATGCCATCAGTTGGGGCCTGTCCGGTCCGATGCTGCGCGCGTCGGGGATCAACTGGGACCTGCGCAAAGTGGACCACTATGAAATCTACGACGAGGTGGACTTCGAGGTGGCCTGGGAGACAGGGGGGGATGTCTTGGCGCGCTATCTGGTCCGTATCAAAGAAATGCGCGAAGCTATCCGAATTATTCACCAGGGCCTCGACCAGATCCCCGGTGGTCCCTACGAGTATCTGGAGGCCATGCGCCTGAAAGAAGGCCCGAAGAGCCTCTGGAATGGGCCGGAATTTCAGCACATCAGCAAGAAACCCTCCCCCACTTTTAAGCTACCGGCTGGAGAACACTATGTCCGCGTCGAGTCCGCTAAGGGCGAGTTTGGGATCTATCTCATCGGCGATGGGAGCACAAACCCCTGGCGCTACAAGGTCCGCCCGCCGGGTTTCGTCAACCTCGGGGTTCTGCCGCAAATGGTCCAAGGCTGTAAGTTAGCTGATGTCATGGCTATCCTCGGTTCTATCGACATCATCATGGGCGAGGTAGACCGTTGA
- the nuoI gene encoding NADH-quinone oxidoreductase subunit NuoI produces MKFLNRVGDYAYRVWKSAWYLGEGMGVLFRHMRRQNVVVQYPFEKLILSERYRGRIHFEQPKCISCEICVRVCPIDLPVVDWEFNKSTKKKELNSYSIDFGICILCGNCVEYCPTNCLSMTPEYESAVYDRHELNFDDVALGRLPARVQDDPIVKPLREFAYLPKGVVNYAEYARKHGSGGRRAGQIPQEILEAMSTEDPGTRSETVTPPGEGSPCP; encoded by the coding sequence ATGAAATTTCTGAACAGAGTTGGTGATTATGCCTACAGGGTCTGGAAGTCTGCATGGTATCTCGGGGAGGGCATGGGAGTGCTCTTCAGACACATGCGCAGGCAAAATGTAGTGGTCCAATATCCCTTTGAAAAACTGATACTCTCAGAGCGCTACCGAGGCCGGATTCACTTTGAGCAGCCTAAGTGTATCTCTTGTGAGATTTGCGTCCGCGTCTGCCCGATAGACCTGCCGGTGGTGGATTGGGAATTTAATAAGTCCACCAAAAAAAAGGAACTCAACTCCTACTCCATCGACTTCGGGATCTGCATCCTCTGCGGCAATTGCGTCGAGTACTGCCCGACCAATTGCCTCTCCATGACTCCAGAGTATGAGTCGGCAGTCTATGACCGCCACGAGTTGAACTTTGACGACGTGGCGCTGGGTCGTCTGCCCGCGCGGGTGCAGGATGACCCGATAGTGAAACCGCTGCGGGAGTTTGCCTACTTGCCCAAGGGCGTGGTCAACTACGCCGAGTACGCCCGCAAACATGGATCTGGGGGCAGACGGGCCGGTCAGATTCCGCAGGAGATTCTCGAAGCCATGTCTACTGAAGACCCCGGTACGCGCAGCGAAACCGTCACACCGCCTGGGGAGGGTAGCCCATGTCCTTAG
- the rodA gene encoding rod shape-determining protein RodA, whose amino-acid sequence MASILSHTDKGVVAQEIGVYDDVRLGEFASVDISRRLAAPRGLSGAFPPWGRLLATLFDVDVLLLVCPLLLLGLGSMAILSTDPRHSDFTAQLYTGLFGAGAAVLLSRLSYGLLERWVWWIYGLANILLLLVAFTGREALGAQRWLDIGGFSFQPSEFAKIAVILTLASYLKRFPIKNFFNIWPVLLIVAVPALLVFKQPDLGTALVFGAVTLAMLFWGGAQLSWIILLISPLVSAILFSIWVPLWMVWVGVMGVLAWRSLQKNPALMLTVVVVNLLSGGLGQWLWHLLQPYQQMRLIIFLDPTIDPLGAGYHIIQSQVAIGAGQFWGRGLFAGTQTQLNFIPEQHTDFIFSAIGEELGFIGALVLLTILVTLLWRLLVVAQNARDEFGSLLVIGFFTVLLFQTTINIGMNIGLAPVTGIPLPFVSWGRTALLSNFIAIALVRSVALQRKKKHLVGK is encoded by the coding sequence ATGGCTTCTATCTTGAGTCATACGGATAAGGGCGTAGTAGCGCAGGAGATAGGGGTATATGATGATGTACGTTTGGGTGAGTTTGCTTCCGTGGATATCAGTCGCCGCCTCGCTGCCCCCCGTGGTCTATCAGGCGCGTTCCCGCCATGGGGACGGCTCCTCGCCACGCTGTTCGATGTTGATGTCCTGCTGTTGGTCTGCCCGCTGTTGCTCCTAGGCTTGGGCTCCATGGCGATTTTGAGTACGGACCCGCGCCATTCGGATTTCACGGCCCAACTCTATACAGGGCTCTTTGGGGCGGGGGCTGCTGTCCTACTCTCCCGTCTGTCCTATGGTCTGCTGGAGCGTTGGGTCTGGTGGATCTATGGCCTTGCCAATATCCTGCTCCTCCTCGTCGCCTTTACCGGGCGTGAGGCCCTCGGAGCGCAGCGCTGGCTCGATATCGGCGGATTTAGCTTCCAGCCTTCTGAATTCGCCAAGATTGCGGTGATTCTGACCCTGGCGAGCTACCTGAAACGATTCCCCATCAAAAATTTCTTCAACATTTGGCCGGTGTTGCTGATTGTGGCTGTACCCGCTCTGCTGGTCTTCAAACAGCCGGACTTGGGGACAGCTTTAGTCTTCGGGGCGGTCACCCTGGCGATGCTCTTCTGGGGCGGGGCGCAGTTGAGCTGGATCATCCTGCTCATCTCGCCTCTGGTCTCGGCGATCCTCTTCAGTATCTGGGTGCCCCTGTGGATGGTCTGGGTCGGGGTCATGGGCGTTTTGGCGTGGCGTTCGCTCCAGAAAAATCCCGCCCTCATGCTCACGGTTGTAGTTGTCAACCTCCTCTCTGGGGGCTTGGGTCAGTGGCTGTGGCACCTATTGCAGCCCTATCAGCAAATGCGCTTGATTATTTTCCTGGACCCGACGATTGACCCTCTAGGGGCGGGTTACCACATTATTCAGTCGCAGGTGGCGATTGGGGCAGGCCAATTTTGGGGGCGGGGGCTCTTTGCCGGGACACAGACCCAACTCAACTTCATCCCCGAGCAGCACACCGATTTTATCTTCTCGGCTATCGGTGAGGAACTGGGTTTTATTGGGGCGCTGGTGCTCCTTACGATCCTCGTGACCCTGTTGTGGCGCTTGCTCGTCGTCGCCCAAAATGCCCGCGATGAGTTTGGTTCGCTACTCGTAATTGGCTTTTTCACCGTCTTGCTCTTTCAGACTACGATCAATATCGGCATGAATATCGGCTTGGCTCCGGTGACGGGGATCCCGTTGCCCTTCGTCAGTTGGGGGCGCACTGCGCTACTCTCCAACTTCATCGCCATCGCGCTTGTCCGCTCGGTCGCGCTACAGCGCAAAAAGAAACATTTGGTGGGCAAATAA
- a CDS encoding NAD(P)/FAD-dependent oxidoreductase: MQQLLYREVPYPIDQVRSWLHQFSWPQKFLTADGFTWEEGDGSWVAFVWELQRTTYLKVFRWQGAAGQPREQEFLARLEAEIQQTFPVHYPQLPEIDPQQDIFEALAPHYPLTAKYFQQVPNGAYSLKRVYWWEKIWREGVSRPQTPRTVIFQGEPTAWPGLQYDILYVGAALGVIHATRMAQLGFKVAVVERTRFGGMNREWNISRKELTALVDLGLITPEEMESLIIKEYYDGLNKFFDGNVPAPAKAPVLHTPTVLNVALDAERLLKLCGEKLRALGGHIYDFTEFERATVGTEGVLVEAVDLQTRAPCRWGARLVVDAMGSASPIAQQLNGGRAFDSVCPTVGAVVEGFEPGVWDKNLGDVLYSHGDISRGRQLIWELFPGHGDELTFYLFYYHEVHCDNPGSLLDLYEDFFAILPEYKRCDLDKLHFKKATFGYIPAYFSSNQRNRCTSYDRVLAIGDAASLQSPLVFTGFGSLVRNLPRLTDLLATALRHNLLTAADLNRIRAYQSNVAVTWLFSKGMMVPTGRTLPPERVNAILSTFFGILSEEPAAVVDDFIKDRAGWLAFNRMALRAARKNIRMLLWIWELTGWDYAKRWFPSYLEFTAHSLTKALLGGWVPPLLRNWQGVLEQKNPRLWHRLLTWSYSLTYSLGQGQTEGQTAHPQPGQDRSLTGGKVAQR, from the coding sequence ATGCAGCAGTTACTCTACCGCGAGGTTCCCTATCCCATTGACCAGGTCCGCTCCTGGCTCCACCAGTTTTCCTGGCCGCAGAAGTTCCTGACGGCGGATGGCTTCACCTGGGAGGAAGGGGATGGATCGTGGGTAGCGTTTGTTTGGGAACTGCAACGCACGACCTACCTCAAGGTATTTCGCTGGCAGGGCGCGGCAGGACAGCCCCGAGAACAAGAATTTTTAGCGCGCTTAGAAGCCGAGATCCAACAGACCTTCCCGGTCCACTACCCGCAATTGCCGGAGATTGACCCCCAACAGGATATTTTTGAAGCACTGGCTCCCCACTATCCCCTGACCGCAAAATACTTCCAGCAGGTCCCCAATGGAGCCTATTCCCTCAAGCGCGTCTACTGGTGGGAGAAAATCTGGCGCGAAGGGGTGAGCCGTCCTCAGACCCCGCGCACCGTTATCTTCCAAGGTGAACCGACCGCTTGGCCGGGACTCCAGTACGATATTCTCTATGTCGGAGCTGCCCTGGGGGTCATCCACGCCACCCGCATGGCGCAGTTGGGCTTCAAAGTAGCTGTGGTCGAGCGCACCCGCTTCGGGGGGATGAACCGCGAATGGAATATCTCGCGCAAGGAGTTGACCGCCCTGGTCGATCTGGGACTCATCACCCCCGAGGAGATGGAGAGCCTGATCATCAAGGAATACTACGACGGGCTCAACAAGTTTTTTGATGGGAATGTTCCTGCTCCAGCTAAAGCCCCAGTCCTCCATACCCCGACCGTCCTCAATGTCGCCTTGGATGCGGAGCGCTTGCTCAAGCTCTGTGGCGAAAAGCTGCGGGCTTTGGGAGGTCACATCTACGACTTCACCGAATTTGAACGGGCTACAGTCGGCACAGAGGGTGTTCTCGTCGAGGCGGTGGACCTCCAGACCCGTGCACCCTGTCGCTGGGGAGCGCGTCTGGTCGTAGACGCCATGGGTTCTGCCTCCCCCATTGCCCAACAACTCAACGGTGGGCGTGCCTTTGACTCTGTCTGCCCTACGGTGGGAGCGGTGGTCGAGGGCTTTGAGCCCGGAGTCTGGGACAAAAACTTAGGGGACGTGCTCTATTCCCACGGCGACATCTCACGGGGGCGTCAGCTCATCTGGGAACTCTTTCCAGGGCACGGCGACGAGTTGACCTTCTATCTTTTTTACTACCACGAGGTCCACTGCGACAATCCGGGCTCCCTGCTGGACCTCTACGAAGATTTCTTTGCGATCCTGCCTGAGTACAAGCGCTGCGATCTCGATAAACTCCATTTCAAAAAAGCAACTTTTGGTTATATCCCCGCCTACTTCAGCAGCAATCAGCGCAATCGGTGCACGAGCTATGACCGAGTGCTAGCCATTGGAGATGCTGCTTCTTTACAATCACCCCTGGTTTTTACGGGTTTTGGTTCTCTGGTGCGCAATCTGCCGCGCCTGACCGACCTGCTTGCTACAGCCCTGCGCCACAATCTGCTCACCGCCGCTGACCTCAACCGCATCCGCGCCTACCAGAGCAATGTCGCGGTCACTTGGCTGTTCTCCAAAGGAATGATGGTCCCTACAGGTCGGACGCTCCCCCCAGAGCGCGTCAACGCGATTCTCAGCACCTTTTTCGGGATCTTGTCCGAGGAACCAGCTGCGGTGGTAGACGACTTTATCAAGGACCGGGCGGGGTGGCTAGCCTTTAATCGCATGGCGCTGAGGGCAGCTCGCAAAAATATTCGGATGTTGTTATGGATTTGGGAGTTGACCGGGTGGGACTATGCTAAACGCTGGTTTCCCTCCTATCTGGAATTTACGGCGCACAGCCTGACGAAAGCGCTGTTGGGTGGCTGGGTACCACCCCTGTTACGCAACTGGCAGGGTGTGCTCGAGCAAAAGAATCCCCGGCTCTGGCATCGCCTGCTGACGTGGAGCTATAGTCTGACCTACAGTCTGGGCCAAGGGCAGACCGAGGGGCAGACCGCTCATCCCCAACCAGGGCAGGACCGCTCACTGACCGGGGGCAAGGTAGCCCAGCGCTGA
- the chlP gene encoding geranylgeranyl reductase → MTIRVAVVGGGPAGSSAAEVLAKAGIETYLLEKNLNNSKPCGGAIPLCMVDEFDLPPSIIDRQVRNMTMISPSNYHVNINLPNKSEYIGMCRREILDGFMRERAATLGANLIEGVLTDMQMGHPYTLSWRNPKTGKTGEIKADIVIGADGFHSKVAKTIDAGEVPYAIAYQERIKLPADKMNYYLDRAEMYLGGDVSPDFYAWVFPKSDHVAVGTGTMIPNKHGLPSMQDYLRKRAGTKIEGGEIIKIEAHPLPECPRPRRVVDRVMLVGDAAGYVTKSSGEGIYFAAKSGRMAAQLVAELSQGGRIPEEAQLKEYLHQWDKAYGLTYKVLSILQNVFYRSEASREAFVEMCADRDVQRLTFDSYLYKTVVPANPFVQMKITLKTLASLVRGHALAPELPTYRRSA, encoded by the coding sequence TTGACGATTCGCGTAGCCGTAGTTGGTGGTGGGCCTGCGGGTTCGAGTGCAGCGGAAGTTCTCGCCAAGGCGGGCATCGAGACCTACTTGCTGGAGAAAAATTTAAACAACTCCAAGCCCTGCGGCGGTGCGATCCCCCTGTGCATGGTCGATGAATTTGACCTACCCCCCAGTATCATTGACCGTCAGGTCCGCAACATGACGATGATTTCTCCCTCCAACTATCACGTCAACATCAACCTGCCCAATAAAAGCGAGTACATCGGCATGTGCCGCCGGGAAATCCTCGATGGCTTCATGCGCGAACGGGCGGCTACTTTGGGGGCCAACCTCATCGAAGGGGTGCTCACCGATATGCAGATGGGCCATCCCTACACCCTTTCTTGGCGCAATCCCAAGACGGGCAAGACGGGCGAAATCAAGGCCGATATCGTCATCGGGGCCGATGGTTTTCATTCCAAGGTCGCCAAGACTATAGATGCGGGCGAAGTGCCCTATGCCATCGCTTATCAAGAGCGCATCAAGCTACCTGCGGACAAGATGAACTATTATCTGGACCGCGCCGAGATGTATTTAGGCGGCGATGTCTCCCCAGACTTCTATGCCTGGGTCTTCCCCAAATCCGACCATGTGGCTGTGGGTACCGGGACGATGATCCCCAACAAACACGGCCTGCCTTCCATGCAGGACTACTTGCGCAAACGGGCTGGGACCAAGATTGAAGGCGGTGAGATCATCAAAATTGAGGCCCATCCGCTGCCGGAATGCCCGCGCCCGCGCCGGGTGGTGGACCGGGTGATGCTCGTGGGGGATGCAGCGGGCTATGTGACCAAGTCCTCCGGTGAAGGGATCTATTTCGCCGCCAAGTCCGGGCGGATGGCAGCCCAACTAGTCGCCGAACTGAGTCAGGGTGGGCGCATTCCTGAAGAGGCGCAACTCAAAGAATACCTGCATCAATGGGACAAAGCCTATGGCCTCACCTACAAAGTGCTCTCGATCCTCCAAAACGTCTTTTATCGCTCGGAGGCAAGCCGCGAAGCCTTTGTCGAGATGTGCGCTGACCGCGATGTGCAGCGGTTGACCTTCGATAGCTATCTCTACAAAACAGTCGTCCCGGCCAATCCCTTCGTGCAGATGAAGATCACACTCAAAACCCTGGCTTCCCTGGTCCGGGGTCATGCCCTCGCGCCCGAGTTGCCCACCTATCGCCGCAGTGCCTAG
- a CDS encoding winged helix-turn-helix transcriptional regulator, producing the protein MAKYGCPVEVTAEVIGGKWKCVILWWLRRDAKSFGELKRLMPGVSQKVLTQQLRELEKHRLILREAYRETPPRVEYALTPHGETLRPLTELMCAWGLANMPDFVSNRFEPDGLRVLLVVAQGEERDYLCQELLKRGVQVTVSASAGEVLDVLDHVQPDALVVDTGVSNHSGDTLIRQVHAARQGARLPAIGILAHAGPAERRQALREGFQVHLTKPVEPAELIAALASLTGHIG; encoded by the coding sequence ATGGCGAAATATGGATGCCCGGTTGAGGTGACAGCTGAGGTGATTGGCGGTAAGTGGAAATGCGTTATTTTGTGGTGGCTCAGGCGCGATGCGAAGAGTTTTGGAGAGTTAAAACGATTGATGCCGGGAGTGAGCCAGAAGGTACTTACGCAGCAGTTGCGGGAATTAGAGAAGCACCGTCTCATTCTTCGAGAGGCTTATCGTGAGACCCCGCCGCGTGTCGAATACGCCCTGACCCCCCACGGGGAAACCCTGCGACCACTCACGGAACTGATGTGTGCTTGGGGGCTAGCGAACATGCCGGACTTCGTGTCGAATCGCTTTGAGCCGGATGGCTTGCGGGTCTTGCTCGTGGTCGCACAGGGTGAGGAGCGCGATTACCTGTGCCAGGAACTTCTTAAGCGCGGGGTCCAGGTGACGGTTTCTGCATCGGCAGGTGAGGTGCTGGATGTGCTGGATCATGTACAGCCGGACGCCTTGGTCGTCGATACCGGAGTGTCGAACCATTCCGGGGACACCCTCATCCGTCAGGTGCATGCAGCAAGGCAGGGCGCGCGATTACCGGCTATTGGTATCCTTGCGCACGCCGGTCCAGCGGAGCGTAGACAGGCTCTGCGCGAAGGCTTCCAGGTACACTTGACTAAGCCAGTCGAGCCCGCAGAACTGATAGCCGCTCTTGCGAGCCTCACCGGGCATATAGGGTAG
- a CDS encoding DJ-1/PfpI family protein: MAAFGIHLVTIRGLWYPWVKRFNPGLGIIFTGKPEENMKKVLIVTTSHDRFEALTPTGVWLEEFAVPYMALLQHGIEMTIASPKGGAMPVDPRSLPTPQQEQAWEAAIEAAKYTVKLSDLSAEAFDALFLPGGHGPMFDLPDNKDLHLLLREFYESGKLIAAVCHGPAGLVGATLSDGTPLVKNKVLTAYTYAEEVAAQLDQEVPFILEHRLRELGAYFIPQANKADHVEYDGPLLTGQNPNSSTSIAHAIVAILNQQLLPLPIFIHTPEAIVPAKTVAEFPINTFLENIVIAQNGDIFLTSYEEGKVYHVTPTGIVHEHAETGGNAAGIVCDRQGNLLVAGSTSDKIPAIFCIDPTGKVERLMTLPDAIFLNGMTYLGADRYLIADSYKGAIWEIDSAQGTARIWLQHERLARSNAQHPFPAANGLKIFEHVLYVSNTQRQQLIRIPLVGDGRPGSPEVVLTQVNLDDFALDVQGNLYGTTHVYNSVVRITPDSQLTVIAKAEQGVIGSTALAFGRTSTDNTAVYVTTNGGMSLPPATGVEPARVVRLEVGVAGSTVGSCR; the protein is encoded by the coding sequence GTGGCTGCTTTTGGTATCCATTTGGTAACCATCAGAGGCCTGTGGTATCCCTGGGTGAAGCGGTTCAATCCAGGGCTGGGAATCATTTTCACAGGAAAGCCAGAGGAAAACATGAAAAAAGTTCTGATTGTAACCACAAGCCACGACCGCTTTGAGGCACTGACTCCGACAGGGGTATGGCTCGAAGAATTTGCGGTGCCTTATATGGCGTTATTACAACATGGCATCGAGATGACGATTGCTAGTCCCAAGGGCGGGGCAATGCCGGTAGACCCCCGCAGTTTGCCGACACCACAACAGGAGCAAGCCTGGGAAGCAGCGATTGAAGCAGCAAAATATACTGTAAAACTTTCGGATCTGAGCGCAGAGGCTTTTGATGCTCTCTTCCTACCGGGGGGGCATGGTCCTATGTTTGATTTACCAGACAATAAAGACCTGCATTTATTGTTGCGCGAGTTCTATGAATCCGGTAAGCTTATCGCGGCTGTTTGTCATGGTCCGGCGGGGCTGGTCGGTGCGACGCTGTCTGATGGTACGCCCTTGGTCAAAAATAAAGTTCTCACTGCCTATACCTATGCAGAAGAAGTTGCAGCCCAACTCGATCAGGAGGTTCCTTTTATCCTGGAGCATCGTCTACGCGAACTGGGTGCCTATTTTATTCCTCAAGCAAATAAAGCGGATCATGTGGAATACGATGGACCATTACTCACGGGGCAAAATCCGAATTCCAGTACAAGTATCGCCCATGCTATCGTCGCCATCCTCAATCAACAACTTCTCCCGTTACCCATTTTTATCCATACTCCAGAAGCAATTGTTCCAGCAAAAACTGTTGCTGAATTTCCAATCAATACCTTCCTTGAAAATATTGTCATTGCTCAAAATGGCGATATCTTTTTGACGAGCTATGAAGAAGGGAAAGTTTACCATGTAACGCCGACAGGTATCGTCCATGAACACGCTGAGACCGGTGGAAATGCTGCTGGAATAGTATGTGACCGCCAGGGAAATCTCCTGGTTGCAGGTTCGACAAGCGACAAAATCCCGGCTATTTTCTGCATTGACCCCACGGGCAAGGTGGAAAGACTTATGACGCTCCCGGATGCGATTTTCTTGAACGGTATGACTTATCTGGGAGCGGATCGTTACCTGATTGCTGACTCTTACAAAGGTGCCATCTGGGAAATCGATAGCGCTCAGGGTACGGCGCGGATCTGGCTACAGCACGAACGACTAGCCCGTTCAAATGCCCAGCATCCCTTCCCTGCGGCTAATGGTTTAAAAATATTTGAGCATGTCCTCTATGTCAGCAACACACAGCGTCAGCAACTCATCCGAATTCCGCTGGTTGGGGATGGCAGGCCCGGTTCTCCTGAAGTGGTGCTCACTCAGGTCAACCTAGATGATTTTGCCTTAGACGTACAGGGCAATCTCTATGGCACAACACACGTCTACAACAGCGTGGTGCGCATTACACCGGATAGTCAGCTCACCGTGATCGCCAAAGCTGAACAGGGGGTTATCGGTAGCACGGCGCTGGCATTTGGGCGTACTTCCACGGATAACACGGCTGTATATGTGACAACCAATGGTGGGATGAGCTTGCCTCCTGCTACGGGTGTCGAACCGGCACGGGTTGTGCGGCTGGAAGTGGGGGTTGCAGGAAGCACGGTCGGTTCGTGTCGATAG